Proteins encoded by one window of Arabidopsis thaliana chromosome 2, partial sequence:
- a CDS encoding F-box and associated interaction domains-containing protein (F-box and associated interaction domains-containing protein; CONTAINS InterPro DOMAIN/s: F-box domain, cyclin-like (InterPro:IPR001810), F-box domain, Skp2-like (InterPro:IPR022364), F-box associated domain, type 1 (InterPro:IPR006527); BEST Arabidopsis thaliana protein match is: F-box associated ubiquitination effector family protein (TAIR:AT1G59680.1); Has 634 Blast hits to 545 proteins in 4 species: Archae - 0; Bacteria - 0; Metazoa - 0; Fungi - 0; Plants - 634; Viruses - 0; Other Eukaryotes - 0 (source: NCBI BLink).), which translates to MEKMSDLPRELVEEILSRVPVKSMREVRVTCKTWNALSKHISKAEAAREGEFLGIAKKKFCRNSFLLFSIPWLRVLIVVDFSNAMKDAMKDAMKEIRSSFQAMRLIVANYDIATLSAFGEEQLAVLFQPFEGYVMEIWVTTKIEPSAVSS; encoded by the exons atggagAAGATGTCCGATCTTCCCCGGGAATTGGTAGAGGAAATACTCTCAAGGGTTCCAGTGAAATCGATGAGAGAAGTCCGAGTGACTTGCAAAACGTGGAACGCTTTATCAAAGCACATTAGTAAAGCAGAAGCTGCAAGGGAAGGAGAGTTTCTTGGGATCGCGAAG AAGAAGTTTTGCCGTAATTCattcttgttgttttctatTCCTTGGCTGCGTGTtcttattgttgttgatttcaGTAATGCAATGAAGGATGCTATGAAGGATGCTATGAAGGAGATACGATCGTCTTTTCAGGCTATGAGGTTGATTGTA GCTAATTATGATATTGCGACTCTATCTGCATTTGGAGAAGAGCAGCTTGCAGTTTTATTTCAACCTTTTGAAGGCTATGTGATGGAGATTTGGGTTACGACTAAGATAGAGCCTAGTGCCGTGAGTTCTTAG
- a CDS encoding DHHC-type zinc finger family protein (DHHC-type zinc finger family protein; FUNCTIONS IN: zinc ion binding; LOCATED IN: endomembrane system; EXPRESSED IN: 9 plant structures; EXPRESSED DURING: 4 anthesis, F mature embryo stage, petal differentiation and expansion stage, E expanded cotyledon stage, D bilateral stage; CONTAINS InterPro DOMAIN/s: Zinc finger, DHHC-type (InterPro:IPR001594); BEST Arabidopsis thaliana protein match is: DHHC-type zinc finger family protein (TAIR:AT4G15080.1); Has 4820 Blast hits to 4679 proteins in 247 species: Archae - 0; Bacteria - 0; Metazoa - 2062; Fungi - 621; Plants - 835; Viruses - 0; Other Eukaryotes - 1302 (source: NCBI BLink).), protein MARRHGWQLPAHTFQVVAITVFFLLTVAYYAFFAPFLGNKLYEYIAIGVYSFLAFSVLVLYIRCTGIDPADPGIFVKADNTPAHKSQNSNYVPENASAIDGGPYIRHGSGCCSAIGRFICGCLVIQDCRRDTQQEQSNEQEEALFCSLCNAEVRMFSKHCRSCGKCVDGFDHHCRWLNNCVGQKNYISFVCLMAASFFWLIAEFGVGVTVFVRCFVDQKAMEHLITEKLGLGFSRPPFAAVVVVCTTLSLLALIPLGELFFFHMILIRKGITTYEYVVALRAQTEPLGTSVDELDQTSQYPSPASSAVTATSARSSLGLSIQYRGASLCTPPNIFVDQQDDVIQHLEPGPVRSTIDPDSLSQKKPPQRQQVRINPWKLAKLDSKEASKAAAKARASSSVLLPVSSRQNPYKTSSNVSGRSSPGRGKPADSESCSLSSPGLTRDHFNPMYMSSPANESPLNEEESRNAVVAARRNLPSSDESSVVWDPEAGRFVSLSRIPGTDVGGPLGNECLNTITSTGTDRSRRARGNPLTGYFQQVRSQRGDQLPVFMPTDSQLHRHLSTRFH, encoded by the exons ATGGCGAGAAGACATGGATGGCAACTTCCAGCTCACACATTTCAg GTTGTTGCCATAACTGTATTTTTCTTGCTAACTGTCGCTTACTATGCCTTCTTTGCTCCATTTCTTGGAAACAAACTCTATGAATATATTGCCATTGGTGTTTACTCTTTCCTG GCGTTTTCGGTTTTAGTTCTTTACATCCGATGCACTGGTATAGATCCTGCAGATCCTGGAATCTTTGTGAAGGCTGATAACACTCCAGCTCATAAGTCACAGAACAGTAACTATGTTCCTG AGAATGCTTCAGCAATTGATGGTGGGCCATATATTAGACACGGCTCAGGTTGCTGTAGTGCTATAGGAAGATTCATTTGTGGTTGTTTAGTAATACAAGATTGCCGTAGAGATACCCAACAAGAGCAATCAAacgaacaagaagaagctttgttcTGCTCATTGTGCAATGCTGAG GTACGTATGTTTAGCAAGCACTGTCGAAGTTGTGGCAAGTGTGTAGATGGGTTTGATCACCATTGCCGG TGGCTGAATAACTGTGTGGGGCAGAAAAACTACATCAGCTTTGTGTGTCTTATGGCAGCAAGCTTCTTTTGG CTTATAGCTGAATTTGGAGTTGGTGTTACTGTATTTGTTCGATGTTTCGTGGACCAAAAGGCGATGGAACATCTTATAACTGAAAAGCTTGGGCTTGGGTTCTCCCGTCCTCCATTTGCCGCTGTTGTG GTTGTTTGTACAACTCTCTCGTTACTGGCTTTGATACCTCTTGGggaacttttctttttccatatgATTTTGATCCGAAAG GGAATCACAACATATGAATATGTTGTTGCCCTGAGAGCGCAAACTGAACCACTTGGAACATCTGTAGATGAGCTAGACCAAACAAGCCAGTATCCTTCACCTGCAAGCTCAGCTGTGACAGCCACGAGTGCTAGAAGCTCTCTCGGATTGAGCATTCAATACCGTGGTGCCTCCTTGTGTACACCCCCAAACATATTCGTGGACCAACAG GACGATGTTATCCAGCATTTGGAGCCTGGACCTGTACGATCCACAATAGATCCCGACTCACTTTCACAGAAGAAGCCACCTCAGCGTCAACAAGTAAGGATCAATCCATGGAAGCTGGCAAAACTTGACTCAAAAGAAGCATCTAAAGCAGCTGCAAAAGCACGTGCATCTTCATCAGTGCTTCTTCCTGTAAGTTCGCGGCAAAACCCTTACAAAACCAGCAGCAATGTAAGCGGGAGAAGCAGCCCCGGAAGAGGCAAACCTGCTGATTCAGAGTCTTGTAGCCTTAGTAGTCCAGGTTTGACGAGAGATCACTTCAACCCAATGTACATGTCATCACCAGCTAACGAGTCACCTTTAAACGAGGAAGAAAGCAGAAATGCTGTTGTTGCAGCTAGAAGAAACTTGCCGTCAAGCGATGAGAGTTCAGTAGTTTGGGATCCAGAAGCTGGCCGGTTTGTATCGTTGTCTCGGATTCCCGGAACAGATGTTGGAGGTCCTCTTGGTAATGAATGTCTCAACACCATAACTTCTACTGGGACTGATCGTAGCAGAAGGGCTAGAGGAAACCCATTGACTGGTTATTTTCAACAGGTTAGATCACAGAGAGGAGACCAACTTCCAGTGTTTATGCCTACTGATTCTCAACTGCACAGACATTTATCTACTAGATTCCATTAG